One genomic segment of Novisyntrophococcus fermenticellae includes these proteins:
- a CDS encoding VirB4 family type IV secretion system protein gives MARKRKPQSPPQEDVKIKDFLDMIAPGIIKFNTDHFLCGNTYRCVWVLREYPTATEEQAILRHLGEKDGVTLRIYTRQVTAAEERKIIHNAANKNRMDKSSTNDLQQTVTAESNLQDVVTLVSSMHRNREPLLHCAVFLELTAHDLDGLKLLQTDVLTELVRSKLNVDRLMLRQREGFLAVGPAGWNVFASQFERVLPASSVANLYPFNYSGKTDPHGFYLGRDKFGSNIIADFDKRDDDKTNANVMILGNSGQGKSYLLKLILCNILESGKSVLCLDPEHEYVELAENLGGCFIDLMSGRYRINPLEPKTWDEGGSPEDADAPQAFRQSTKLSQHISFLKDFFRCYKDFSDRHIDAIEIMLGKLYESFGISDRTDFRSLAATDYPILSDLYALIEAEYKGYDKTKYQLYPPELLQEILLGLHSMCMGAESQFFNGHTNVTSDRFIVFGVKGLLQASRNVKNALLFNVLSFMSDKLLTEGNTAASIDELYLFLTNLTAIEYIRNFMKRVRKKESAVILSSQNLEDFNIEHIRELTKPLFSIPSHAFLFNAGNIDKRFYIDSLQLEESEYNLIRFPQRGVCLYKCGIERYNLAVHAPAYKEKLFGTAGGR, from the coding sequence ATGGCAAGAAAAAGAAAGCCCCAATCCCCGCCACAGGAGGATGTGAAAATCAAGGATTTCCTTGACATGATCGCACCGGGCATCATCAAATTCAACACCGACCACTTCCTCTGCGGCAACACCTACCGCTGCGTATGGGTGTTGCGGGAATATCCCACCGCCACGGAGGAACAGGCCATCCTACGTCACCTTGGAGAAAAGGACGGCGTGACCCTGCGCATCTACACCCGTCAGGTAACGGCGGCAGAGGAAAGGAAGATCATCCACAATGCCGCCAACAAGAACCGCATGGATAAGAGCTCCACCAACGACCTCCAGCAGACCGTCACCGCCGAAAGTAATCTGCAGGATGTGGTCACGCTGGTATCCTCCATGCACCGAAACCGGGAGCCGCTCCTGCACTGCGCTGTGTTTCTTGAGCTGACCGCCCATGATCTTGATGGACTAAAGCTCCTTCAAACCGATGTGCTCACGGAGCTGGTGCGTTCCAAGCTCAATGTGGACCGGCTCATGCTGCGCCAGCGGGAGGGCTTTCTCGCCGTGGGCCCTGCCGGATGGAATGTGTTCGCCAGCCAGTTTGAACGGGTGCTCCCGGCAAGCTCTGTGGCCAATTTGTATCCCTTCAACTACAGCGGCAAGACCGATCCTCACGGCTTTTACCTCGGCAGAGATAAATTCGGCTCCAATATCATTGCGGATTTTGACAAGCGCGACGATGATAAAACAAACGCCAATGTGATGATTTTGGGCAACTCCGGCCAAGGCAAGAGCTATCTTCTCAAGCTTATCCTCTGCAACATCCTCGAATCGGGCAAGTCTGTTCTTTGCCTGGACCCCGAACACGAATATGTGGAGCTGGCCGAAAACCTCGGCGGCTGTTTCATTGACCTTATGTCGGGCCGGTACCGGATCAACCCGCTGGAGCCGAAAACGTGGGACGAAGGCGGCAGCCCGGAGGACGCCGACGCACCCCAGGCATTCCGCCAGTCCACCAAGCTCAGTCAGCACATCAGCTTTCTCAAGGATTTCTTCCGGTGCTACAAGGATTTTTCCGACCGGCATATTGACGCCATTGAAATCATGCTGGGTAAGCTGTACGAAAGCTTCGGCATCAGTGACCGCACCGATTTCAGGAGCCTTGCCGCCACGGACTACCCCATTTTGTCCGACCTGTATGCCCTGATTGAAGCCGAGTACAAGGGCTACGACAAAACCAAATACCAGCTCTATCCGCCGGAGCTACTGCAGGAAATCCTGCTGGGGCTCCACTCCATGTGCATGGGTGCGGAAAGCCAATTTTTCAACGGCCACACCAACGTGACCTCCGACCGCTTTATCGTGTTCGGCGTTAAGGGACTTTTGCAGGCCAGCCGAAACGTGAAAAACGCCCTACTATTTAATGTGCTTTCCTTCATGAGCGACAAGTTGCTGACCGAGGGCAACACCGCCGCCTCCATTGACGAGTTGTACCTGTTCCTCACCAACCTGACGGCCATCGAATATATCCGCAATTTTATGAAGCGTGTGCGCAAGAAGGAGTCGGCGGTGATTCTTTCGTCGCAGAACTTGGAGGACTTCAACATCGAGCACATCCGGGAGCTGACAAAGCCCCTGTTTTCCATTCCATCTCATGCGTTTCTGTTTAACGCAGGCAACATCGACAAGCGGTTCTATATCGATTCCCTCCAGCTGGAGGAATCCGAATATAACCTCATCCGCTTTCCCCAGCGCGGCGTGTGCCTTTACAAATGCGGTATTGAGCGGTATAACCTTGCGGTTCACGCTCCGGCGTATAAGGAGAAATTGTTCGGAACGGCGGGCGGCAGATAA
- a CDS encoding DUF3885 domain-containing protein: protein MEVIDINNTLIQFVDDTLSNIGMPVLEHPIFYHCPIGLRFEISEPWGDNKHFAYFENAYQKAFQVYSDFPAGFDILRIDVHLDAEKSREKQLADKRENLNIICSTTGLPLPADEREILITHNSMKNETDFLLQVECYWNLKDISFDIKSLLMQIILSDFPSQGGGNSQFESSVFLFDTDQNILFHLYDDRGLDLVAKEKSTLYPFYEKYKHWIMDYDKKQIESMFKK, encoded by the coding sequence TTGGAGGTAATTGATATAAACAATACTTTAATACAATTTGTTGATGATACACTATCAAATATTGGTATGCCGGTATTAGAGCATCCCATCTTCTATCATTGTCCTATAGGTTTACGGTTTGAGATATCAGAGCCTTGGGGCGATAATAAACATTTTGCTTACTTTGAAAATGCATATCAGAAAGCATTTCAAGTTTATAGTGATTTTCCAGCAGGCTTTGATATCCTGAGAATCGATGTACATCTTGATGCGGAAAAAAGCCGTGAGAAACAGCTCGCGGATAAACGTGAAAACTTGAATATTATTTGCAGCACAACAGGTTTGCCTTTGCCTGCAGATGAAAGGGAAATCTTGATTACCCATAATTCAATGAAAAATGAAACGGATTTTCTCTTGCAAGTGGAGTGCTATTGGAACCTAAAAGACATTTCATTTGATATAAAGTCTTTACTGATGCAAATCATTCTTTCAGACTTCCCATCACAGGGCGGCGGAAATTCACAGTTTGAAAGTTCCGTATTTCTATTTGATACCGATCAAAATATATTGTTTCACTTATATGATGACCGTGGTCTTGACCTTGTTGCAAAGGAAAAAAGCACACTTTATCCGTTCTATGAAAAATATAAACACTGGATAATGGATTATGATAAGAAACAGATAGAGAGCATGTTTAAGAAGTGA